In Prunus dulcis chromosome 1, ALMONDv2, whole genome shotgun sequence, the following are encoded in one genomic region:
- the LOC117614021 gene encoding uncharacterized protein LOC117614021 isoform X1: MADGSRTEAEQLNKSPEENSGEESTGERNEQELPENENSETWKIHRNEISSSEATEVGVFDFNNDYRAGYIDGLKARRARNYDIKGNKIHSNKGQRVGIGKFGNNYSMSNVSFFLGGLIILVFAIYNIYSEASGTNKKKI, from the exons ATGGCAG ATGGATCTCGAACTGAAGCTGAACAACTGAACAAGAGCCCCGAGGAGAATTCTGGAGAAGAGTCCACTGGAGAAAGAAATGAACAAGAGCTTCCGGAGAACGAAAATAGTGAGACCTGGAAGATTCATAGGAATGAAATCAGCTCATCTGAAGCCACAGAAGTTGGGGTTTTCGACTTCAACAACGACTATCGTGCAGGTTATATTGATGGTCTTAAAGCAAGGAGGGCTCGAAACTACGACATTAAGGGCAATAAAATCCATTCAAACAAAGGCCAGCGTGTGGGGATTGGCAAATTTGGCAACAACTACTCCATGTCGAACGTATCATTCTTTCTTGGTGGGCTTATTATTCTAGTTTTtgctatatataatatatatagcGAAGCTAGCGGTacgaacaagaagaaaatataa
- the LOC117616277 gene encoding uncharacterized protein LOC117616277, whose product MADGSRSRSETEQLNQSSQEWVRNRFPGRSRTLSEQDPQEERTEQELQQKENSEAENTDETNETFHINENDFCAINSTDVGIHDAYNEEGEGGVDVHQPRRGRNHNICGNTFYANKGERVGISKVGNKYNKKSSVPFLLGLLGLLVLFVIASSFFFYISMVSKQNKK is encoded by the exons ATGGCAG atgGGTCTCGATCTCGATCTGAAACTGAACAATTGAACCAGAGCTCTCAAGAGTGGGTAAGAAACCGCTTTCCTGGTCGCTCTAGAACGCTTTCTGAACAAGATCCCCAAGAAGAAAGAACTGAACAAGAGCTccagcaaaaagaaaatagtgaGGCAGAAAATACTGATGAAACCAACGAGACCTTCCACATTAATGAGAATGATTTCTGCGCAATAAATAGCACAGATGTTGGGATTCACGATGCTTACAACGAAGAAGGTGAAGGTGGTGTGGATGTCCATCAACCAAGGAGGGGTCGAAACCACAACATTTGTGGCAATACATTTTATGCAAACAAAGGCGAGCGTGTTGGGATTAGCAAAGTTGGCAACAAGTACAACAAGAAGTCGAGCGTACCATTTCTTCTTGGTCTTCTTggtcttcttgttctttttgttattgcttcttcttttttcttttatatatcaATGGTGAgtaagcaaaacaaaaaatga
- the LOC117614021 gene encoding uncharacterized protein LOC117614021 isoform X2, which produces MADGSRTEAEQLNKSPEENSGEESTGERNEQELPENENSETWKIHRNEISSSEATEVGVFDFNNDYRAGYIDGLKARRARNYDIKGNKIHSNKGQRVGIGKFGNNYSMSNVSFFLGGLIILVFAIYNIYSEASGTNKKKI; this is translated from the coding sequence ATGGATCTCGAACTGAAGCTGAACAACTGAACAAGAGCCCCGAGGAGAATTCTGGAGAAGAGTCCACTGGAGAAAGAAATGAACAAGAGCTTCCGGAGAACGAAAATAGTGAGACCTGGAAGATTCATAGGAATGAAATCAGCTCATCTGAAGCCACAGAAGTTGGGGTTTTCGACTTCAACAACGACTATCGTGCAGGTTATATTGATGGTCTTAAAGCAAGGAGGGCTCGAAACTACGACATTAAGGGCAATAAAATCCATTCAAACAAAGGCCAGCGTGTGGGGATTGGCAAATTTGGCAACAACTACTCCATGTCGAACGTATCATTCTTTCTTGGTGGGCTTATTATTCTAGTTTTtgctatatataatatatatagcGAAGCTAGCGGTacgaacaagaagaaaatataa